The Phaeacidiphilus oryzae TH49 region GTGGGGCCGGCCGGGTAGCCGGACTGCTCGGGGTAGCCGGGCTGCTGCGGGTAGCCGTATCCGGGCTGCGGCGGGTAGCCGCCCTGCTCGGGGTAGCCCTCCTGGGGGCCGGGAGCGGGGTAGGGCTGCTCGCCGCCGTAGCCGGGCTGCTGCGGCTGGTGCGACGGCTGCGGCTGGTGCGACGGCTGAGGCTGGGCGTACCCCTGCGGGGACTGCTGCTCGGGGTAGCCCGGCTGCCGGTAGTCCTGCTGGTACGGGTCCTGCGGGGGTCCCGGCTGGACGTACGGATTCTGCGGGTCCTGGTGCGGGGGCTGCTGCGCCTGGTGCGGCGGCTGCGGCTGACCCTGCTGGTGCTGGTCCGGCTGCGGGTACGGGTAGCCGCCCTGGGCGTACGGGTTCTGGGCGTACGGGTCGTGGCGGTACGCCTCGTCCAGGTAGGGGTCCGCCCCGGCCTGTGGATCGGCCTGACGGGGATCGGCGTCCTCCGGCCGATCGGCGGGACCGTGCCGCCGGCGGGAGGGGTCGCCTCCGCCCTGGTGGGTCCTGCCGTCGTGCGGCGCCGCGCTCATGTGGCCTCTCCGGTTCCGGTACTACTGGGTCGGGTCGAGCGGCGAGAGCGCACCAATCCTTCTCGTCCTTCTCGAACCCGACACCTACCTTCTCATCCGGTGGTGGCTACCCCCGGCTTTCGGTCCCGATTCGGGGACCATGATCCCCGGTGGGGCCGTCAGCCGTCCGGTCGCCGCTGCCAGGCTCGTCGCCGTCGCTCGGGGCCTGCGGGGCGTCCGGGTCCAGCGGGGCGTCCGGGTCGAGCGGGGCCTCCGGGTCCTCGTCGGGCCCCTCGCCCCGTTCTGCCCGCTTCTTCCGCTGCCCGTACATCCGCAGTCCGGCGAGGACCACCAGCAGTCCCCCGATGGCCAGTACCCAGACCACGCCGCCGGTCACCGATGTGACGTTCACCTCGAAGGTGATCGGCGATCCGAAGGGGTGGTTGTCCGCGGTGGTGTACAGCTGGGCGGTGACCTCGACGCCCTTGTTGGCGCGGGCGCCCGCCTTGAAGGAGTACGTCGTGTTGCGGCCGCCGCCGGCCACGCTGACGTCCTGCGCCTGGCTGATGTTGAGCCGCAGCCAGTTGCTCGAACTGAGCACCAGGCGGAGGCCGTTCACCGGCTGCTGGAGGTCGTTCTGGACGGTCACCGGGATGGTGCCGCTGGTGCCGGTGAGCTTGAGGTCGGACTTCGGCAGGATCTTGACGGCGGACTGCAGGTTCGCCAGATAGGCCTGCATGGACGAGCGGTAGGCGTCCCCGGCGGACGGCGACACCCGCCAGGCGGTGGAGACCGAACGCGCTATGGCCGTGGAGAACGGATTGATCACGCGGTACTTCAGGGTGAGGATCTTCTCCAGCAGGGCGAGCTTGCTCTGCACCCCCATCACCTGCTGCAGGGTGGCCCGGGAGAGCTCGCCGGCCCGGGCCGCCGACGGGTACGCGGAGACCGGCGGGACGGTGTGGTTGGTGGCCGCCCCCGAATCCGCCTGGCTGACCGACTTGAGCGAGGTGCCGGCCGCCCATTTGCCCTGCACCGCGTACTCCAGGCCCGCGCTGAGGGCGCGCGCGGCGCCCGCCGACATCTGGCGCGGCGGGGTGACCAGGATGCTCCGCTGGGTGCTGGGCAGCTCCAGGGTGATCATCAGGGTCTCGGCCAGGAAGCGCTGCTCGGCCAGGGTCTGGGCGCCCTGGGTGGAGAGGTCCCCGGAGAAGATGTCGGAGACCGCCTGGTCGGCGACGACCGCGGTCATCCCGGAGCCGATCGAGCGGGCCGCGGACGGCGTGTAGTTCAGCGACGAGGAGTTCGGCATGCTGGCGCCGTTGACGATCACCGTCCGGTCCCCGGCCCGGTGGGCGGCGCCGACGATCGAGGTGTCGGTGTACCCCTGGTAGGGCCAGGCCACGGTGTCGTTCGCGGAGACCTGGAGGCGGCCGTCCACGGTGAACTGGCCGGCCGTCACGGACTTGGTCAGCTCCCCGGAGAGCGCGCTGGACCCGACGCCGCTGTGGGCGATCGAGGCGAGGTCGGGGTCGGCGTACGGGAGGGCGACCACCTCGTGGCCCTGCACCGCGCTCTGGGTGGCGCTCAGCCAGTTGGCGGCGTTGCCGCCGCCGCTGCCCTGGGCGGTGTTGTCCGCACGGGCCCCCTGGGAGTCGTCGCCCTTGGTCAGCCGGTAGCCGGTGGACATGGTGTGCGCGGTGTCCAGCAGGTCCGGGTCGACCACCCAGGTCACCGGGATGTTGTTGGACTGCAGCCCGCTGCCGAGGGAGACCAGCTGGTCGAGGCGGCCGCCCTGGGCCATCTCGGCGGCGGTCGAGTCGTCGGTGAGCACCGGCGTCTGGGCGTCGTTCCCGGACGGCGAATAGGTCTGGGCCTGTACCCGGGGGGCGTCGGTGAGCGGCCAGAGGGTGGCGATCCTGGTCGGCCGCACCCCGGAGGAGCTCGGGAACCAGGGCAGGAAGGTGTGGACGGCGGTGGTCCGGCTGGGGTTGCCGGTGCCGCCGGTGAAGACCTCCACGGTCAGCTCGTAGACGCCGTCCGGGCCCAGGTTGAGGGAGTCGGCGGCGACGCTGAGGGTGAAGTCCGCGGACTGGCCGGGCACCAGGTCGGGCAGCCGGGTGGTGGGCTTGGCCAGCAGGGCGCCCTCCGCCCCGGCCGGTGAGTGGCCGTCGGCGACCGCGGCGATCGAGGCCCGCCCGCTCAGCGGGTTGCCGCCGACCCGCAGGCCGACCGAGGCGCCGCGGACCGCGGCGGCGCCCGCCGTGAAACTGCCGCGGATCTGGAGGGTCGAGCCCTTGCGGGGGGCGTTGGGGGTGATGCTGCCCAGGGCGATCTGCGGGGTGGACGACTTCGCCGGGGCCTTGGCCGGTACCGCGGACGCGGAGGCGTCGATCGCCGTCGCCGAGCCGCCGGTCGCGCCGGAGCCGCCGGCCCCGACCGACCCGCCCGGCGTGGTGGCGGCGCTGAGGGTCGCCGCCTGCGCGCCCGGGGTCAGGCCGGCCGCGCCGGCCAGGCAGGCGAGCACCAGGGCCACCGCCCCGGAGAGGACCGGCCGCGGACGGCGCAGCACCGCGCCGTGCGGTCGGCGGGTCCGCCGGCTCCTCAGGGTCCGCGGAGAGGCCGTCCCCCCGCACGCGCCACCGGCCGGTTGTGCCCCTTCGCCCACGTGCCCTCGTCCGTCCTCGATAGCTGTCGGAAGTAGCTCGATGCCTGCCGTGCCGTTAGTGCCTACCATTCGGAGTGCTCTGCATGGTAACGACGTTCCCGGGGCAGTAGTGCCTGCCCAGCGCTTGGGAAGCGCCCGTACGGGGCATCTCCACCGGCCTCTCGCCACCCGCGCGCGGACTCCGCACGGGACTTGCCGTGGCCGGGGCCGAGCCGGTGGCGCAGCCACGTACCCTAGTGAGTCGTGCCAAACCTCAGCGACTCCGCCGACACCGCCGGCTCGGCCGCCTCCGCCGACGCCCGGACGCCCACTCGTACCCGGAACCGGGCCGTGGACGAGATTCTGAACGTCTATCCGGTCGCCGACGAGCTGGGGCGCCGCTTCCAGGCCGCCGGCTTCAAGCTGGCCCTGGTCGGCGGCTCGGTACGGGACGCGCTGCTGGGACGGCTCGGCAACGACCTGGACTTCACCACCGACGCCCGGCCCGAGGAGATCCTCGCCCTGGTGAAGCCGTGGGCGGACGCGCTCTGGGACGTGGGGATCGCCTTCGGCACGGTGGGGGCGCAGAAGAAGGTGCGGGCCACCGACGGCTCCGGCACCGACCGCTCCTTCCAGATCGAGATCACCACCTACCGCTCCGAGGCGTACGACCGCGACTCCCGCAAGCCGCAGGTCTCCTACGGGGACTCGATCGAGGAGGACCTGGCCCGCCGGGACTTCACGGTGAACGCGATGGCGGTGGCGCTGCCCGAGGTCGAGTTCATCGACCCGCACCGCGGCCTGGACGACCTCGCGGCGGCCGTGCTGCGCACCCCGGGCACGCCCGAGGAGTCCTTCTCGGACGACCCGCTGCGGATGATGCGGGCCGCCCGCTTCGCCTCCCAGCTGGGCTTCTCGGTGGCGCCCGAGGTGGTCGAGGCGATGACCGACATGGCCGGCCGGATCGACATCGTCTCCGCCGAGCGGATCCAGGGCGAGCTCAACAAGCTGCTGCTGTCCGCGAGTCCGCGGGAGGGTCTGCGGCTGCTGGTGGACACCGGGCTGGCCGACCGGGTGCTGCCGGAGCTGCCGGGGCTCCGCCTGGAGCGGGACGAGCACCACCGGCACAAGGACGTCTACGAGCACAGCCTGACCGTGCTGGACCAGGCGATCGCCCTGGAGGGCGAGTCGGGCCCGGACCTGACGCTGCGGCTGGCCGCCCTGCTCCACGACATCGGCAAGCCGCGCACCCGGCGGTTCGAGGCCGGCGGCGGGGTCTCCTTCCACCACCACGAGGTGGTCGGGGCCAAGATGGCCAAAAAGCGCCTGCGCGAGCTCAAGTACTCCAACGAGATCATCGCGGACGTCTCCCGGCTGGTCGAGCTCCATCTGCGCTTCCACGGCTACGGCTCCGGCGAGTGGACGGACTCGGCGGTGCGCCGCTATGTCCGGGACGCCGGTCCGCTGCTCAGCCGGCTCCACAAGCTGACCCGCTCGGACTGCACCACCCGCAACCGGAAGAAGGCGGCCGCGCTGGCCCGTGCCTACGACGGGCTGGAGAACCGGATCGCCGAGCTCCAGGAGAAGGAGGAGCTCGACTCCCTCCGCCCGGACCTGGACGGCAACCAGATCATGGAGATCCTGGGCCTCAAGCCGGGCCGCGAGGTCGGCGAGGCCTACCGCTACCTGCTGGAACTGCGCCTGGAGAACGGGCCGATGGCCTACGAGGACGCGGTGTCCGAGCTCAGGCGCTGGTGGGAGAGCCGGGGCTGACCGCCTCCTGGTCCCCGGCCGGCCGTCCGTTCCGGCGCCGGCCGGCGGTGGCGCTGCCGTAGACCACCGCGGTGGCGCCGTAGAGGAGGGTGGCGAAGAGGATCAGCGGCGCCGAACGGCCGCTGGCCGGCAGCAGCAGGGCGGCGGCCGCGGCCGCGGCCACCAGGGCCGCGTTGAACAGCACGTCGTAGACGGCGAAGACGCGGCCCCGGTAGGCGTCGCCCACGGTGGACTGGACGAGGGTGTCGGTGCTGATCTTGACCGCCTGGGAGACCATGCCGATCAGTGCGGCGCCCAGCAGCATCGGCCCGTAGGAGAAGAAGAGGCAGAGCGCCGGGGTGAGGACCAGCGCCGCCAGCAGGTTGCCGAGCAGCCAGCCGTCGGCGCCGAACCGGCGGGCTCCGGCGGGGGTGAGGAGGGCCGCGGCGAAGAAGCCGAGGGCGGAGGCGCCGACGGCGAGGCCGAGGAGGGAGAGGCCGGCGCTCTGGTCTCCCGGGTCGGCGAAGGTGTTCCGGCACAGCATCAGCAGGCAGACCAGTAGCAGGCCGTAGCAGAACCGGGTGGCGGTGACCGCGCCCAGGGCGAAGGCGGCCGGGCGGCACTCCCGCAGCAGATGGCGGACCCCGGCGAGGAGGGCGGCGGCGTCCGCGGAGAGCAGCACGCCGAGCGAGGCGGGCGGATCGGCCGGCTGTCCCTCGGCGGCGGCCGTTCCCTCGGCGGTGGCCGTTCCCTCGGTGACCGCGACCGGCCCCAGGGCGTCCCGCCCCAGCGTGGTGACGGCCAGCGAGGAGCAGCCGTAGCCGAGCGCGGCACCGGCGAGGAGGGTGGCGTCCGCCCCGGAACCGGGCGGGAGGACCAGGTGGACGGCGACGGCAGCGCTGCCGCCGAGTGCTGCGGCGAGGGTGCCCAGGGTGGGGGCCATCGAGTTGGCCGCGACCAGCTGCTCCTCGGGGACCACTTGCGGCAGGGCGGCGGAGAGTCCGGCGAGTACGAACCGGTTGACGCCGGTGACCAGCAGAGCGGCGCCCAGGTAGACCGCGGGCGGGGCGCCGGCCAGTACGGCGGCGGTGGCCAGGCAGAGCAGCAGCCGCAGCAGGTTTCCGTACAGCAGCACCTGGCGGCGGCGCCAGCGGTCGAGGAGGACTCCGGTGAACGGGCCCACCAGGGAGAAGGGGAGCAGCATCACCGCGAAGGCGGAGGCGATCGCCCCGGGGGTCGGCTGCCGCTCGGGGGAGAAGACGACATAGGCGGCCAGCGCGGCCTGGAAGACCCCGTCCGCGAGCTGGGAGAGCAGCCGGGTCGCGAGGAGGCGCCGGAACGCCGGGAGGCGAAGCGGGGCGACGTTGATCACCACGCCCCCAGGGTGTCAGTTCACGCGCCCGGGCGCGAGGCGCCGTCCGACCCGGTTTCCCGCTGTTTCACGTGAAACAGCGCCGGAACGGGGTCGCACGCGCAACGAGCCGGGGTCGTGTTTCACGTGAAACACGACCCCGGCTCACCGACGGTGGGTCGGTCGATCAGCGCTCGACCTCGCCGCGGATGAACTTCTCGACGTTCTCCTTGGCCTCGTCGTCGAAGTACTGCACGGGCGGCGACTTCATGAAGTAGCTGCTCGCGGAGAGGATCGGGCCGCCGATGCCGCGGTCCTTGGCGATCTTCGCGGCGCGGAGGGCGTCGATGATGATGCCGGCCGAGTTCGGGGAGTCCCAGACCTCGAGCTTGTACTCCAGGTTCAGCGGCACCTCGCCGAAGGCGCGGCCCTCGAGGCGGACGTAGGCCCACTTGCGGTCGTCCAGCCAGGCCACGTAGTCGGACGGGCCGATGTGGACGTTGTCGGCGCCCAGGTCGCGGTCCCGGATCTGGGAGGTGACGGCCTGGGTCTTGGAGATCTTCTTGGACTCCAGCCGGTCCCGCTCCAGCATGTTCTTGAAGTCCATGTTGCCGCCGACGTTCAGCTGCATGGTGCGGTCCAGGACGACGCCGCGGTCCTCGAAGAGCTTCGCCATCACGCGGTGGGTGATGGTCGCGCCCACCTGGGACTTGATGTCGTCGCCCACGATCGGCACGCCGGCCTCGGTGAACTTGTCCGCCCACTCCTTGGTGCCGGCGATGAAGACCGGCAGCGCGTTGACGAAGGCCACCTTGG contains the following coding sequences:
- a CDS encoding inositol-3-phosphate synthase, yielding MGSVRVAIVGVGNCAASLVQGVEYYKDADPTAKVPGLMHVQFGDYHVRDVEFVAAFDVDAKKVGQDLAHAITASENNTIKICDVPPTGVTVQRGHTLDGLGKYYRETIEESAEQPVDIVQALKDAEVDVLVCYLPVGSEDAAKFYAQCAIDAKVAFVNALPVFIAGTKEWADKFTEAGVPIVGDDIKSQVGATITHRVMAKLFEDRGVVLDRTMQLNVGGNMDFKNMLERDRLESKKISKTQAVTSQIRDRDLGADNVHIGPSDYVAWLDDRKWAYVRLEGRAFGEVPLNLEYKLEVWDSPNSAGIIIDALRAAKIAKDRGIGGPILSASSYFMKSPPVQYFDDEAKENVEKFIRGEVER
- a CDS encoding CCA tRNA nucleotidyltransferase, yielding MDEILNVYPVADELGRRFQAAGFKLALVGGSVRDALLGRLGNDLDFTTDARPEEILALVKPWADALWDVGIAFGTVGAQKKVRATDGSGTDRSFQIEITTYRSEAYDRDSRKPQVSYGDSIEEDLARRDFTVNAMAVALPEVEFIDPHRGLDDLAAAVLRTPGTPEESFSDDPLRMMRAARFASQLGFSVAPEVVEAMTDMAGRIDIVSAERIQGELNKLLLSASPREGLRLLVDTGLADRVLPELPGLRLERDEHHRHKDVYEHSLTVLDQAIALEGESGPDLTLRLAALLHDIGKPRTRRFEAGGGVSFHHHEVVGAKMAKKRLRELKYSNEIIADVSRLVELHLRFHGYGSGEWTDSAVRRYVRDAGPLLSRLHKLTRSDCTTRNRKKAAALARAYDGLENRIAELQEKEELDSLRPDLDGNQIMEILGLKPGREVGEAYRYLLELRLENGPMAYEDAVSELRRWWESRG
- a CDS encoding MFS transporter, coding for MVINVAPLRLPAFRRLLATRLLSQLADGVFQAALAAYVVFSPERQPTPGAIASAFAVMLLPFSLVGPFTGVLLDRWRRRQVLLYGNLLRLLLCLATAAVLAGAPPAVYLGAALLVTGVNRFVLAGLSAALPQVVPEEQLVAANSMAPTLGTLAAALGGSAAVAVHLVLPPGSGADATLLAGAALGYGCSSLAVTTLGRDALGPVAVTEGTATAEGTAAAEGQPADPPASLGVLLSADAAALLAGVRHLLRECRPAAFALGAVTATRFCYGLLLVCLLMLCRNTFADPGDQSAGLSLLGLAVGASALGFFAAALLTPAGARRFGADGWLLGNLLAALVLTPALCLFFSYGPMLLGAALIGMVSQAVKISTDTLVQSTVGDAYRGRVFAVYDVLFNAALVAAAAAAALLLPASGRSAPLILFATLLYGATAVVYGSATAGRRRNGRPAGDQEAVSPGSPTSA
- a CDS encoding DUF6049 family protein, producing MLRRPRPVLSGAVALVLACLAGAAGLTPGAQAATLSAATTPGGSVGAGGSGATGGSATAIDASASAVPAKAPAKSSTPQIALGSITPNAPRKGSTLQIRGSFTAGAAAVRGASVGLRVGGNPLSGRASIAAVADGHSPAGAEGALLAKPTTRLPDLVPGQSADFTLSVAADSLNLGPDGVYELTVEVFTGGTGNPSRTTAVHTFLPWFPSSSGVRPTRIATLWPLTDAPRVQAQTYSPSGNDAQTPVLTDDSTAAEMAQGGRLDQLVSLGSGLQSNNIPVTWVVDPDLLDTAHTMSTGYRLTKGDDSQGARADNTAQGSGGGNAANWLSATQSAVQGHEVVALPYADPDLASIAHSGVGSSALSGELTKSVTAGQFTVDGRLQVSANDTVAWPYQGYTDTSIVGAAHRAGDRTVIVNGASMPNSSSLNYTPSAARSIGSGMTAVVADQAVSDIFSGDLSTQGAQTLAEQRFLAETLMITLELPSTQRSILVTPPRQMSAGAARALSAGLEYAVQGKWAAGTSLKSVSQADSGAATNHTVPPVSAYPSAARAGELSRATLQQVMGVQSKLALLEKILTLKYRVINPFSTAIARSVSTAWRVSPSAGDAYRSSMQAYLANLQSAVKILPKSDLKLTGTSGTIPVTVQNDLQQPVNGLRLVLSSSNWLRLNISQAQDVSVAGGGRNTTYSFKAGARANKGVEVTAQLYTTADNHPFGSPITFEVNVTSVTGGVVWVLAIGGLLVVLAGLRMYGQRKKRAERGEGPDEDPEAPLDPDAPLDPDAPQAPSDGDEPGSGDRTADGPTGDHGPRIGTESRG